ACGTgtaaagaagataaaaaaagtaACTCGAGATTCAAAATTTTGTCTAAATTTGTATGTCGAGACAAGCGATTGATAAAATGGAATTATCGTCTTATGCATTTGACCGTGGATTCAATGTTCATAAAATCGGTGCTCAAGACTGCAGTTGTTTCCCGAAAAAATGagcgatttaaaaaatattttcctaaatgcgactgtttgtatcgcttataaaaatgaataaataataatattttcataatctaagaaaatatttttacataaatatttttaagaaaatatttttcaaatgattcgttttttgcaaaataaacggagtcCGAGGCTGAGCGTGTTTGAAGTTGGAGTTCTCGACATCTTTTTGCTCAAAATATTCGAATTTACGAATATAAAGACAAATTgagtaatttggaaaaattccatATAATATCAATTCCGAGTAATATCGATTTATTAACGCCTTCTTGGAATACGAAAGTGGAAGCGAAATACCGAAAAAGCCCCTCTGCCTGGCCTGTTGCCATCTGCGTCTCCGTTTCTTTGCCACTCCGAACTCGGAACCCGCATTTGCAGATTAGGGTTGTCTCCGTCAGTCGCTGCTTCTCTGCGCACAGAAGGCTCTTTTTGAACCCAAAACGGCTTCTTCCATCACGTGATACCTGTGTTTCTTGCCCTTCCCTTTCGCTGCATTTATACctgccagagagagagagagagagagagatggaggaggaggacatgGAGATGGAGGTCGAGGAGGTGTTCGTGGTGCACGAGATCGACTCCGAGTACGAGTACGAGGCTCCCCAGCACTTCGATTTCAGCCGCGAGGAGACCGCCGCGGAGGCGCGCGAGGCCGAGCTCTGGTTCGAGTCCGCCAGGAGCTATCCGCCTTCTCGTGAGTTCACTAAAATGCCGCGAGCGGCGTTGCTTTCGATTTCTTGCTCATTGCTTTGTCTGTGATTTCGTGAAACTGTTTGATCGTCCCGAATGTGGTGGGAAGATGAGTGTAGATGTTCGGGGTTTATCCTGCAATCGGTATAGTTTCCCCTTCAGCTTTTGCAGCTTATTTGAGCGTTTTGGCAGCTGCCAAGATCTTTAGTCGTGTTTTGCTCGGGAAAAAAACaccctttttccccttttccttgTCGTTACCCAACTGCGTGGAACTATTCGACGGATTGTTGCTTGTTCGAGGACCAGGAAGCAGCACAAATTCTGAAATTGTTGACTTAAATTGTCCGGGTGTAAACTTCATCAGAAGTGGAATGATGCAAAGTCGAGGTTTGTCGTCATTCGGAGAGTATACTTACAGGTGAAAAGATTGGTAACCGCTATGAATCTGGGGCCTTTGGGCTTGGTTCATTCTATTTGCAGCATGCGACAAGGAAAGAAGGGCAAACTTTCCTTTTGATTGCCTTCTTTAGCAGTGATGAGACATATATAGGCTGGCTCTATGGGCTTAGTTACCCCTGCCATAATTTGTACAGCGTATTAATCCttggagtaattttttttttctcgtgtaATTTGTCACGTCAAGGATTGGTTACTGTTGTTTGTTTATTGTTGATGCACTATATTTAAACTGTTCAATGAAGACTTTACATGTCATtctttctttgtgtttttcccCATAACAGCTTTTGTGGTGAAATTGATTCTGAGAGATGAAATCCTGTCAAAGAACGTGAACATCTCTCCAAAATCCAAAATGATGGAGATTGATTCTCACGTCCAACTTGGTGAAGCTGATATTGGCACTGAAGAACTCGAAGTGGTTCCGAGTAGTAAAGGTATGGTGAGAATCTTTTATTTGATGGGCATCTTATCTTTATCAGTATCTCTTATTATGCTCAGTCTTTCCTGCGTTGAATATCCAGATCCCGATATGCctaaaaaattttggttttgtCTTCTATATCTAGATCATAATTAATGAGGGAGCATTTCATTGACATCCACTCTGATCCAGAAATGCCAATCTAGATCATAATTATTCTGGCCAAATTATGACATGCAGCGAGATGATTCCACAAAACAATGATCAAGCGTCTTGATTCATTTgacattttctttgtttggcaagtttattaattttgaagaagCTCACACTTTATGGCGTTTGGTGgtatcttcttgttcttgtgaCGTGTGTTTGGGACCTAATGAAAGTCTCTAGGCATGATCCATTTTTAGGGAAATCTCATCCCATGCTAAATGTGACGgactctgtttttcttttgcccACAGAACAGATTCTTTTCTTGTGAAGCGACCCTTAAGCATTTTCCTCAAACATCCTACTGaaacattaatttttctttttcttggagaGCCAAAAGCAAATTGTTTGGTACTAAGGGGCTACAACCCCTGTTACGAGAAAAGGTTTCTACAACTTCAGTGATAAGTATGGAATTGGGGATTTTCTGAAGTCAATTCTTTGCTACAGTTGCAGACTTGCATTTATCCTGCACCTCTCATAGCAAGTACTGTTGTTGATGctggagagaaaaaaaatctcgtTCAAGATTGGTCATGTTTTTCACCCATGAAATATGATGTACAATGTATTCTTAATAGCTCGAATGTGGAAGATATACATAAACGAATCATGTAAATCTAGATGTGTGCTGACAGTATATCGGCTTTCTTGTCCTGTAGATTGCAATGGAATGGCTAAAGGAAAAGGAATATTCACCACGTTTCAGATTGAAAATCTACAGAAATCTGAGAGGCAGCCACTAGGGTATTCCGAAGGTGATCAAAGACCCACAATAACTGTGTTCTTGCAGGCTTAAAGTCAAACTATATGAGGTTCTTAAGTATCTAGTACTTTGTGCTTTTACTCGATTCATCTGACTGATGTGCATTATAAAGCAACAGGCTGTTCACTATGTCTTTTGACCGTTGACGTCTTTGAAGTGGAGAATGGGTGTTATTACTTAGAGGCGCGCATCTGTCTATCATCTCCATAAATATTCAGAGTTTCGTTCTTCAACTGGTTGAGATATTCAACATATATTTTTCAGGAACTTTCGAATTTTTTCGCAAAAGTCTTATTAGTTCTAAGCTAATCAGCAACTCTTTTTGAACATGTTTAATTTGAGTACACCTTTCTCTAACTACAACCCCCTGAAGCGTTTAGTACTTATATTTTGATAGTAGTGCTTCAAACGTGCACCATGACACCTCTCTGTTTTCTTATTATTCCTTATTGCAGGATGCAGATCTTATAATCACCTGTCATGCAACATGATGAAAGCTAAATCCAGGACATCAGTCAAGCCTTGTCCGCCAAGGATCTCAACTTTAATGAAGCCAACTGCAAGTATGCTGGCCAAGCATAATCAGCCATCTCAAGTTGTGAGCTCCAGGTAAATGCTATGGTTTATATGAGTTTCTTTTACTCTTGATATACTAATGTCGTAGAATAATTTATAAGTAGTAGATGTGCTCTTGATTGCAGTGTTAGTTAATTTTTATGACTTTCTGTTATTGCTTCTTAGATTTCAAATGCAAACAAGTCAGATCAGTGGGAAGAGCTTATGTAGTTCTTCTGCTGGTGAGGGTCAAGCTACTAAGAGGCAGAAGTTAGAGGGAGGTCATTCGCGGAAGGTCAGGCTACATCATCTTTGTGTTCCTGGTCTGCTTAAAGCCTTCATTGTGATTGCTTTGAGCTATCAATGGAAATATAGATGACTGttgtatagtgcaagtttttgtGCTCGAGTAGGAAGTAATCTTTTTAGAAGACGAGTAGTTTTTGCTAGCGTCAGACCATGAGTCGTTGCTTCTATACTAGGTTATTAGAGGAAAGCGCAGTTTATACTGGGTGTACTTTCAATAATCGTTTGAAAAATAAACTTTAATGAGGCAACACTTTGGTTCGGGGCATTTTCAAtgctaaaaaatttgaatttggcCTAGCTTAGAGTTGGAAACTCCTCTTTTCAGGAGTTCATATGCTATCTAATTGTTATGAGGACTAAATTCAGCGTCATCATCTCGTGACAGGTCGGTGAACTAAAGCAGCAGACGAATTTTGTCCACAAAGCATCTAAAAAGGTATCGTTTTGCTTGGCATTGCTTTCGGCATGTTTACTTCTATTGAAACCTGATGGGGAGATGCTCTATGGCTTTTGTAGTTGTGGCAATAATAAACAATCATATCCTAATGCACTACATTGTAAAAGTACACTTTGAATATTGCCAAGTGCTGATTTCCAAGTTTGGCTGGTGTTGGAGTAGTAAGTGATGTAGTATAGAATCTCTGGATGATTTCACAGGATGCAACAGTTGAGAAGAAACCTCATTTGAAGCTGAGGCTTACCATTCCTAGGGAGCCTGAGCTTGAAACAGCTCAAAGGGCACAAAGGGCAAGGTTCATTATCACTGTGGATCCAACTACTGATTTctgattcttgaaattgttaaTGCCCGTAGGCATATGAATCTTTTGAATTGCAGGCCAAGAAACATGAGTGCCGAGGAACAATCAACAGTAACTGTACGCAGATTCAAAGCAAGACCCTTGAATAGGAAAGTCAGTATGACGTTCTGAAATGAACTGAAGTCTATACCTTATTTTTGTCCCCTGACTTAAACTTGTTTCTGTTATATTCAGATTTTCGAGGCTCCTTCTCTGCCACTTCCAAAAAAGAGCATTCCGAAAATACCAGAGTTTCAAGTATTCTTTTGGCTCGTCTAATCTTGCTACTATTATATAATGGGTGCTTGATAATTGATTCACACACTCATTTTTCTCGGCTTTTATTGGTCATGTTTCTTCAGGTTTTCCACCTGAAGACCCTGGAAAGAGCTATGGAGCATAATTTAGCAGCTTCATCATCCTTGTTGCATGACTCTGACAAGGTGATGACCTTGTTCTTGGAATAGATTGCTCTTCTATCTAAAGTGACCTGTTTTTTCACACCTTGAAAGAAATACTAGACGTAATGACATGATTGTCAAGTTTGCTCGTTTCATGTACTGATTCAACTTTTCCCTCTTAGGAATTGCTAAAATCCTGTCCAGCTGCAGAAAAAGAACCCAGGAGTCCGCAAAGGTAATTGTTACAAATTCTTTCAAT
This sequence is a window from Rhodamnia argentea isolate NSW1041297 chromosome 3, ASM2092103v1, whole genome shotgun sequence. Protein-coding genes within it:
- the LOC115746471 gene encoding protein TPX2 isoform X2, coding for MEEEDMEMEVEEVFVVHEIDSEYEYEAPQHFDFSREETAAEAREAELWFESARSYPPSPFVVKLILRDEILSKNVNISPKSKMMEIDSHVQLGEADIGTEELEVVPSSKDCNGMAKGKGIFTTFQIENLQKSERQPLGYSEGCRSYNHLSCNMMKAKSRTSVKPCPPRISTLMKPTASMLAKHNQPSQVVSSRFQMQTSQISGKSLCSSSAGEGQATKRQKLEGGHSRKVGELKQQTNFVHKASKKDATVEKKPHLKLRLTIPREPELETAQRAQRARPRNMSAEEQSTVTVRRFKARPLNRKIFEAPSLPLPKKSIPKIPEFQVFHLKTLERAMEHNLAASSSLLHDSDKELLKSCPAAEKEPRSPQRTNGVDAPKQDGIGSMYAFRAHPLNKKIFSSKGDIGVFRNKKREATVPMEFKFNTEKRIQHNPPTELFSKMSLKSELQPSNGSYSQIKSCQPPCISMKGPKENRFHPLQQNLEVTHLVKERAPFVEKQSQYGNGIAATEAGSRFSARSLGIR
- the LOC115746471 gene encoding protein TPX2 isoform X1; translated protein: MEEEDMEMEVEEVFVVHEIDSEYEYEAPQHFDFSREETAAEAREAELWFESARSYPPSPFVVKLILRDEILSKNVNISPKSKMMEIDSHVQLGEADIGTEELEVVPSSKGCRSYNHLSCNMMKAKSRTSVKPCPPRISTLMKPTASMLAKHNQPSQVVSSRFQMQTSQISGKSLCSSSAGEGQATKRQKLEGGHSRKVGELKQQTNFVHKASKKDATVEKKPHLKLRLTIPREPELETAQRAQRARPRNMSAEEQSTVTVRRFKARPLNRKIFEAPSLPLPKKSIPKIPEFQVFHLKTLERAMEHNLAASSSLLHDSDKELLKSCPAAEKEPRSPQRTNGVDAPKQDGIGSMYAFRAHPLNKKIFSSKGDIGVFRNKKREATVPMEFKFNTEKRIQHNPPTELFSKMSLKSELQPSNGSYSQIKSCQPPCISMKGPKENRFHPLQQNLEVTHLVKERAPFVEKQSQYGNGIAATEAGSRFSARSLGIR